In Serinicoccus marinus DSM 15273, the genomic stretch GACCCGGCGGCGCCCGATGACGACCTCGGGCTCGCCGCGCACCTCGGACCAGATGACCGCGGCCAGCAGCAGGAAGGTGGTGACCTTGATGCCGCCCGCCGTCCCCGCGCTCCCGCCACCGACGAACATCAGCGCCATGGTGATCGCCTCGGTCTCGTCCGTGATCATCCCGTAGTCGACCGAGTTGAAGCCGGCGGTCCGCGGGAACAGCCCTCCCCCGAGCGCCCCCACCAGCTGCCCGCCCGGCGAGAGGTCCGCGATCGTGCCCCCGGGCTGGGCCTCGAACACCCAGAACGTGGCCACCCCCAGGACCATCAGCGTGAGCGAGCCCCACACGGTGAGCCGCGTGTGGATGGTCCAGGTCCCCGGCCTGCGGCCGCGGAGCAGCTCGCGCAGCACGGGAAAGCCCAGGCCGCCGAGCACCAGCGCCAGGCACACGGGGCCGATGATCCACAGGTCGCCCACGAAACCCATGAGGCTGTCCTGGTACAGCGCGAAGCCGGCGTTGTTGAAAGAGGAGACGGCGTGGAAGAGCCCGTGCCACAGCGCGGTGGGCCAGTCGTAGCCGTACCCCAGGTGGAAGCGCAGCGTGAGCATCAGCCAGGTCACCGCCTCGATGGCCAGCATGAGCTGCAGCATGCGGCGCAGGATCCCGCGGACGTCCCCGAGGGAGCGGCTGCGGGTGTCCACCTGGGCCGCCAGGGACGTGCTCAGCCGCAGCTTGCCACGGACGACCAGGGCGATGAGGGTGGCCAGCGTCATCACCCCGAAGCCGCCGATCTGGATGAGCAGCAGCAGGACGGTCTGGCCGAAGGGCGACCAGTAGCTGGCCGTGTCGACGGTGATGAGGCCGGTCACGCAGGTGGCCGACACGGTAGTGAAGGCGGCGACCACGAGATCGGCCTCGGCTCCCGGTGCACGCGAGACGGGGAGCATGAGCAGCGTCGTCCCGGCGAGCACGACGATGACGAAACCGAGGGTCACCGAGCGGGCCGGGTGCGCCCAGAAAACTCGCACGAGGGTCCATGGTGCGCCTCGCCACCACGAGGAGCAAGTCGCCCGCGCCGGGCCGGGCCGGAGGAGACCCCGGCTCGATCAGGACCGGACCTGCTCGACCGGCTGGGAAGAGTCGGCGGGCAGGTCCAGACCGGACGGCGGACGGCCTCTCATGACCATCTGCGCGCCCAGCGCGGCGACCATGGCCCCGTTGTCGGTGCACAGCCCGGGCCGGGGCACCCGGAGGCGCACCCCGCAGCGTCGCACCGCTCCTGCGCGAGGGCCCGCAGGCGACTGTTCGCCGCCACCCCTCCGCCGATGAGCAGGTCCTCGACGCCGTGCTCGGCGCAGGCGAGGACCGCCTTGCGGGTCAGGACGTCGACGACCGCCTCCTGGAAGCTCGCCGCGACGTCCGCGACGGGGACCGGCTCACCGGCGTCCGCGCAGGCCTGGACCCAGCGGGCGACCGCGGTCTTGAGACCCGAGAAAGAGTAGTCGAAACGGTGCCGCTGCATGTCCCGCCCGGACGTCAGACCGCGGGGGAAGTCGATCGCCACCTGGTCGCCCTCACGGGCGACCCGGTCGATGTGCGGTCCACCGGGGAAGGGCAGGCCGAGCACGCGGGCGACCTTGTCGAAGGCCTCCCCGGCCGCGTCGTCGATGGTCGCCCCCAGCGACCTGATGTCGTGGGTGACGTCCGGCACGAGCAGCAGGTTCGAGTGCCCCCCGCTGACGAGCAGACCCATGGTGGGCTCCGGCAGCGGGCCGTGCTCCACCACGTCGACGGCGACGTGGGCCGCCAGGTGGTTGACGCCGTAGAGCGGCACGCCGAGACCGAGCGCCAGCGCCTTCGCTGCGGCCACCCCGACGAGCAGGGCACCCGCGAGCCCCGGACCGGCGGTCACCGACACGGCATCCACGTCGTCCAGGCTCACCCCGGCCTCGCGGCAGGCACGCTCCACCGTCGGCACCATGGCCTCCAGGTGCGCCCGGCTCGCGACCTCGGGGACGACGCCGCCGAACCTGGCGTGCTGGTCCACGCTGCTGGCGATCGCGTCGAAGAGCAGCGTGCGACCGCGCACGAGGCCCACACCCGTCTCGTCACAGCTGGTCTCGATGCCCAGCACGAGCGGCTCAGACATCGCTCGACAGCTCCTTCCGCAGCACGAGCGCGTCCTCGCCCGAGCGGTAGTACGCGGCCCGGGACCGGACCTCGTCATAACCGCGCGCGGCGTAGAGCCCGCGCGCTGCCTCGTTGCCGCTGCGGACCTCGAGCATCATGCTCCCGGCCCCCGCCGACCGGGCCCGGTCGTGCAGGGACTCCAGCAAGATGCCACCGATCCCCCGTCCCTGCGACCCCGGGGCGACGGCGAGCGTCATGACGTCCGCCACGTCGCCGGCGAGGTCCAGGCCGGCATACCCGAGCAGCCGGCCCGAGCCCTGCTCGCACGCCACGAGATAACACCGTCGCGGGCGACCGGCCAGCTCGGCCCACAGCGCTGCCTCGGACCACGGCTCCTCGGGGAAGAGCTGCCGCTCCAGGTCGACCAGGGCCGGGATGTCGCGCCAGGTGGCCGGGCGCAGCTCAGCGTGGCCGCTCATCGGGCCGACTCGACGGCGTCGGGTCGTCGCAGGTAGAGCGGCTCGGGAGGAAGAAGTCCGCTCCCGGCGTCCGGGTGGTCGCCGGCCCGCAGCCGCACCGCGAGCTCGGCCAGGGCAGCGGGGCGGGCATCGGTGGCCCCCGCGAGCACGCGGCCGGTCAGTGCCTCCGGGTAGAGCGAGGCACCCCGCCCCGCGACCGGCAGCTCGCGCAGCCGACCGGGAAGATCGGCCGCCGCCGCGACGCCGGGGCCCGCGAGGCGCCGGGCGCCGCCGGACCCGATCAGGTAGTGCGCCCAGTAGACCTCTCTGCGCCGCGCATCGGTGGCGACGAGGATCTCACCCTCGTGGGCACCCACGACCTGGTGCGCCACCGCGTCGAGCGAGCAGACGCCCTGCGGCTCCGGGAGACCGAGGCTGTGCGCGAGGGTCAGCGCCGTGACGACACCGACGCGCAGTCCGGTGAACGGCCCCGGGCCGACCCCGCACACCACGGCGGTCACGTCCCTGACAGGTACCCCGCCTGGTCGAGCGCACCCTCGATCGCCGGGGCGAGCAGCTCACCGTGCCGCCGGGAGTCCTCGTGCACGACCTCCCCCCGCACCTGGCTCCCGTCGTGCAGGGCGGCGCCCACGGTCCCGGTGGCGGTGTCGATCGCGAGCAGCACGCGCTCAGGCTAACGTGAGGGGTGTTGGAGCCCCTCCCGACCACTGCAAAGGATGACTGATGTTCACCAGGTTCTTCGCCCCCACGATCGAGGTCAGCGCGCACTGCGACCTGCCGTGCGGCGTCTACGACCCCGCCCAGGCCCGGATCGAGGCCGAGTCGGTCAAGAAGATCTGCGAGAAGGTCGCGGACAACGACGACGCCGACTTCCGCATGCGCGCCATGATCATCAAGGAGCAGCGCTCGGAGCTGGTCAAGCACCACCTGTGGGTGCTGTGGACCGACTACTTCAAGCCGCCGCACTTCGAGCAGTTCCCGGAGCTGCACGTGCTGGTCAACGAGGCCACCAAGCTGGCCGGGGCCTCCGGCACCAAGGGCAGCTTCGACGTCGCCACGGCCGACGAGCTGCTCGGCAAGATCGACCGCATCGCGGAGATCTACGCCGAGACCAAGAAGGGCTGAGTCCCGCGCACCACGACACGAACCGCCCGCGACGCCACGGCGTCGCGGGCGGTTCGTGCTCTCAGTCCTGGAGCGAGGCCGCCTGCGCCGTCGACAGCACGCCCCGCCGGTCCAGCTGGCGGATGAGCGCGGCGACGACACCCGGGTCGTACTCGTGGGGGGTGGCGCGCAGGATGCGCTCCAACGCCTGCACCGGCCCTGCGCCACCCGCGAGGCGGGTGGCCCTCCCCGTGAGGTCGTCGTAGGCCGAGGCCACCCGCACGATGCTGGACGTCAGGGAGACGTCGCCGCGCTCGACCGCCCGGTGGTGCGGCAGCCCGACATCGGCGACGAGCGTCGCCAACCGGGACAGCTCGGCGGTGCGGGCCAGGATCGAGGAGCCGGTCGCGGCGATGAGCCGCTGGTCCCGCCCCGACACCTCCACGGTCGCGCCGTCGGGGACCGGGCGCGCCAGGCCGACCTGACCGATGTCGTGCAGCAGCGCCGCGGCCTCGACGTCCGGCAGGTCGGCGGGCTCGACGCCGAGGTCCCGGGCGATCGG encodes the following:
- the rimI gene encoding ribosomal protein S18-alanine N-acetyltransferase, with amino-acid sequence MSGHAELRPATWRDIPALVDLERQLFPEEPWSEAALWAELAGRPRRCYLVACEQGSGRLLGYAGLDLAGDVADVMTLAVAPGSQGRGIGGILLESLHDRARSAGAGSMMLEVRSGNEAARGLYAARGYDEVRSRAAYYRSGEDALVLRKELSSDV
- the tsaB gene encoding tRNA (adenosine(37)-N6)-threonylcarbamoyltransferase complex dimerization subunit type 1 TsaB, whose product is MTAVVCGVGPGPFTGLRVGVVTALTLAHSLGLPEPQGVCSLDAVAHQVVGAHEGEILVATDARRREVYWAHYLIGSGGARRLAGPGVAAAADLPGRLRELPVAGRGASLYPEALTGRVLAGATDARPAALAELAVRLRAGDHPDAGSGLLPPEPLYLRRPDAVESAR
- a CDS encoding TrkH family potassium uptake protein, which encodes MRVFWAHPARSVTLGFVIVVLAGTTLLMLPVSRAPGAEADLVVAAFTTVSATCVTGLITVDTASYWSPFGQTVLLLLIQIGGFGVMTLATLIALVVRGKLRLSTSLAAQVDTRSRSLGDVRGILRRMLQLMLAIEAVTWLMLTLRFHLGYGYDWPTALWHGLFHAVSSFNNAGFALYQDSLMGFVGDLWIIGPVCLALVLGGLGFPVLRELLRGRRPGTWTIHTRLTVWGSLTLMVLGVATFWVFEAQPGGTIADLSPGGQLVGALGGGLFPRTAGFNSVDYGMITDETEAITMALMFVGGGSAGTAGGIKVTTFLLLAAVIWSEVRGEPEVVIGRRRVGMPVVRQALSVALLAVGLVITSTITLMILTDLPPLDLGFEVVSAFATVGLSTGITASLPPSAQLVLMVLMFLGRLGPITVAAALALNTRHRHYRLPEERPIVG
- the sodN gene encoding superoxide dismutase, Ni: MFTRFFAPTIEVSAHCDLPCGVYDPAQARIEAESVKKICEKVADNDDADFRMRAMIIKEQRSELVKHHLWVLWTDYFKPPHFEQFPELHVLVNEATKLAGASGTKGSFDVATADELLGKIDRIAEIYAETKKG